A single Anatilimnocola floriformis DNA region contains:
- a CDS encoding DUF1501 domain-containing protein — MLTFNGNSIQHCDRLPRRNFMQIGGLALGGLTLADLLRYEAQAKDIDKPSKKKAVILLYLAGGPSHIDMYDLKPDAPAEIRGEFKPIKTNIAGFDVGEHLPMHTTAMHQMSVVRSAYHTNAGHGMGSQWMLTGWQPTIEVNDNIFPSTGSIVAKMKGPNEPGLPAYVTLPNKTPFSKAAYLGAECNPFTPDSDPNQDGFQVRNLKLPGRVPQERLDRRRNLLGQLDQVRRDIDTKGDIVGIDKFYRDAMEMVTSDTAQKAFNLKAEDPKLRDKYGRHDLGQSCLLARRLVEAGVTFVTVQTGGGWDTHGDNFNQLKNSLLPKYDRALTTLVADLHDRGLDKDVLVISYGEFGRTPRINPQAGRDHWPGAMSVVFSGGGLQMGQVIGATNDKAEYPTEKPYTPGCVLATMYHALGIDYKHAFYDHARRPMQILNEGKPIAELV; from the coding sequence ATGCTCACATTCAATGGCAATTCGATTCAGCACTGCGATCGACTTCCCCGCCGCAACTTCATGCAGATCGGCGGCCTGGCCCTCGGCGGTTTGACGCTCGCCGATCTGCTCCGTTACGAAGCGCAGGCCAAGGACATCGACAAGCCGTCGAAAAAGAAGGCGGTCATTCTGCTCTATCTCGCCGGCGGACCGAGTCATATCGATATGTATGACCTCAAGCCGGATGCCCCGGCTGAGATCCGCGGCGAGTTCAAGCCGATCAAGACCAACATCGCGGGCTTCGACGTCGGCGAGCATTTGCCGATGCACACCACGGCCATGCATCAGATGTCCGTCGTCCGCTCGGCCTATCACACCAACGCTGGCCACGGTATGGGGAGCCAGTGGATGCTCACCGGTTGGCAGCCGACGATCGAAGTGAACGACAACATCTTTCCGTCGACCGGTTCGATTGTCGCCAAGATGAAAGGACCGAACGAACCCGGCTTGCCGGCGTATGTCACGCTGCCGAACAAGACGCCGTTCAGCAAAGCGGCATACCTCGGCGCTGAATGCAATCCGTTCACGCCGGACTCCGATCCGAACCAGGACGGCTTTCAGGTTCGCAATTTGAAACTGCCGGGCCGCGTGCCGCAGGAACGGCTCGATCGCCGTCGCAATTTGCTCGGCCAACTCGATCAGGTCCGCCGCGACATCGATACCAAGGGGGACATCGTCGGCATCGACAAGTTCTACCGCGACGCGATGGAGATGGTCACCAGCGATACCGCGCAAAAGGCTTTCAATCTTAAGGCCGAAGATCCAAAACTCCGCGACAAATATGGCCGTCACGATCTGGGCCAGTCGTGCCTTCTCGCGCGGCGACTCGTCGAAGCGGGCGTCACCTTCGTCACCGTGCAAACCGGCGGCGGTTGGGACACGCATGGCGACAACTTCAATCAACTGAAGAACAGCCTGCTGCCAAAATACGATCGGGCCCTTACCACGCTCGTCGCTGACCTGCACGACCGCGGCCTCGACAAGGATGTGCTCGTTATCAGCTACGGCGAGTTCGGCCGCACGCCGCGGATCAATCCGCAGGCTGGCCGCGATCACTGGCCGGGCGCGATGAGCGTCGTCTTCTCCGGCGGCGGTTTGCAGATGGGGCAGGTTATCGGCGCGACGAACGACAAAGCCGAGTACCCGACCGAAAAGCCATACACGCCCGGCTGCGTGCTGGCCACGATGTATCACGCTCTCGGCATCGACTACAAACACGCGTTCTACGACCATGCTCGCCGGCCGATGCAGATTCTGAACGAAGGCAAGCCGATCGCGGAGCTCGTGTAA
- a CDS encoding DUF1549 domain-containing protein, whose amino-acid sequence MLLRVSRTPLLVLLLILSVGAARAEEATQPAVDFQNEIQPILSRHGCNSGGCHGKASGQNGFKLSLFGFDHPFDYEAIVRSARGRRISQSAPENSLLLMKATGEVPHGGGQRLDPDSESYRTLKNWIAAGAPASSPNAPKVVKVTVEPQQRIFGQGETQQLKVTAAYSNGEKRDVTKQAAFNSNLDVVAAVSEDGLVRVNDERGEAAIMARYMGQVSVFYAIHPHGKPLAEIPGWTANNYVDTHVANKWMKLGLLPSAVCDDATFLRRLSIDLCGRLPTSEEARNFLADQDTNKRQKLIDKLLDSPDYPAYFATRWSTILRNSNLAGADRAAYAFHSWIKDNLAANRPYDEFVRGIVAAAGEWQDSPAINWYWQSRDDQLHTVTADTAQVFLGLRLQCARCHHHPYERWSQEDYYGLSGFFTRLGRKSFGEPPPYFASSQVSTGEKNPLTGKTPEPKFLDGEYAKFTPEEDPRHALVDWMSKPENPFFAKVFVNRMWGHFLGRGIVHEVDDLRESNPPSNPELLNALAKDFVEHKFDMKHVVRTIVSSKVYQLSSEPNEHNQHDRQNYARYYARRIIAEVFADAVDQATGTKTKYSNMSASSRAVDLPHEGFGSYFLDTFDRPRRVSSCECERPSGATLAQVLLLANSDDLENKIADGNGKIARLLKEKRLAKDIIDDIYLGALGRFPAADELTKTHTFVESLPQDKQQQALEDVLWTVLNTREFMFNR is encoded by the coding sequence ATGCTGCTCCGCGTTTCGCGCACGCCGCTTCTCGTTCTGTTGCTGATCTTGTCGGTCGGCGCTGCCCGCGCCGAGGAGGCAACTCAGCCCGCCGTCGACTTCCAGAACGAGATCCAGCCGATCCTGTCGCGCCATGGCTGCAACTCCGGTGGTTGCCACGGCAAGGCGAGCGGACAAAACGGTTTCAAACTGTCGCTGTTCGGTTTCGATCATCCGTTTGATTACGAAGCGATCGTCCGGAGTGCTCGCGGCCGCCGTATCAGCCAATCGGCGCCGGAAAATAGTCTGCTGCTGATGAAGGCGACCGGCGAAGTGCCACACGGCGGCGGTCAACGGCTTGATCCCGATAGCGAGAGCTATCGAACGCTGAAGAACTGGATCGCTGCCGGTGCGCCGGCGTCTTCGCCGAATGCGCCGAAGGTGGTGAAGGTTACCGTCGAGCCGCAACAACGGATTTTCGGCCAGGGCGAAACGCAGCAACTAAAAGTGACGGCGGCGTATTCGAATGGTGAGAAACGCGATGTCACCAAGCAGGCCGCCTTCAACAGTAACCTCGATGTCGTGGCCGCTGTCTCGGAAGACGGTTTGGTTCGCGTGAATGACGAGCGCGGCGAAGCCGCGATCATGGCCCGCTACATGGGTCAGGTCAGCGTCTTCTATGCCATTCATCCGCACGGCAAGCCCCTCGCGGAGATTCCTGGCTGGACGGCGAACAACTACGTCGACACCCATGTCGCAAATAAGTGGATGAAGCTCGGCTTGCTGCCGTCGGCAGTTTGCGACGATGCGACGTTTCTACGCCGGTTGTCGATCGATCTCTGCGGCCGCTTGCCGACGAGCGAAGAGGCCCGCAACTTTCTCGCCGATCAGGACACGAACAAACGCCAGAAGCTGATTGACAAGCTGCTCGACTCGCCCGACTACCCGGCGTACTTTGCTACGCGCTGGAGCACGATTCTTCGCAACAGCAACCTCGCCGGTGCTGACCGGGCAGCGTATGCATTTCATTCGTGGATCAAAGACAATCTCGCCGCGAATCGCCCTTACGATGAATTCGTTCGCGGCATCGTCGCCGCGGCCGGTGAATGGCAAGACTCACCCGCCATCAATTGGTACTGGCAAAGTCGCGACGATCAATTGCACACCGTAACTGCCGACACGGCGCAAGTTTTTCTCGGCCTGCGTTTGCAATGTGCCCGTTGCCATCACCATCCGTATGAACGCTGGAGCCAGGAAGACTACTACGGCCTCTCAGGCTTCTTCACCCGCCTCGGCCGCAAGAGCTTCGGCGAACCGCCGCCGTATTTTGCTTCGTCGCAAGTCAGCACCGGCGAAAAGAATCCGCTGACGGGCAAAACGCCGGAGCCAAAGTTCCTCGACGGCGAGTATGCGAAGTTCACGCCCGAAGAAGATCCTCGTCACGCGCTCGTCGATTGGATGTCGAAGCCGGAAAATCCGTTCTTCGCCAAGGTTTTCGTCAATCGCATGTGGGGTCACTTCCTCGGCCGCGGCATTGTGCATGAAGTTGACGATCTGCGCGAGTCAAATCCGCCGTCGAATCCGGAACTGCTGAATGCTCTCGCGAAGGACTTCGTCGAACACAAATTCGACATGAAGCATGTCGTGCGGACGATCGTCAGCAGCAAGGTGTATCAACTCTCCAGCGAACCAAACGAACACAATCAGCACGATCGCCAAAATTACGCCCGCTATTATGCTCGGCGGATTATTGCGGAAGTATTCGCGGATGCCGTCGATCAAGCGACCGGCACCAAGACGAAGTACAGCAACATGTCGGCCTCGAGCCGCGCCGTCGATTTGCCGCACGAAGGCTTTGGTTCGTACTTTCTCGATACGTTTGATCGTCCTCGCCGCGTGAGCAGTTGCGAATGCGAACGCCCGAGCGGTGCGACGCTCGCGCAAGTCTTGCTCCTCGCCAACAGCGACGACCTGGAAAATAAGATCGCCGACGGCAATGGCAAGATCGCCCGCCTGCTGAAAGAAAAACGGCTGGCGAAGGACATCATTGACGATATTTACCTGGGCGCCCTCGGTCGCTTTCCCGCGGCGGACGAACTGACGAAGACTCACACCTTCGTCGAAAGCCTGCCGCAGGACAAACAGCAGCAAGCCCTGGAAGATGTGTTGTGGACTGTGCTGAATACGCGCGAGTTCATGTTCAATCGGTAA
- a CDS encoding Rpn family recombination-promoting nuclease/putative transposase, with translation MSGIDPKVDYAFKKLLGSESSADLLISFLNAVLSREYPGLDPRQHRRIEQVEILNPFQPQETDLDKYSVLDVKARDDQGKLYNIEMQMLNSSFLTSRLLYYWARLYEDQLDAGQEYDELCPAISVCICDFTLFPQTSRHAGRANESAGDICRSVATDVHRGTPSPLQRVAIHVDCSSRFASANAINLWK, from the coding sequence ATGTCGGGCATCGATCCGAAGGTCGACTACGCGTTCAAGAAGTTGCTCGGTTCCGAAAGTTCGGCCGATCTGCTCATTTCATTTCTAAACGCCGTTCTTAGCCGGGAGTACCCGGGGCTAGATCCACGGCAACACCGCCGCATCGAGCAAGTCGAGATCCTCAATCCGTTTCAACCGCAAGAAACGGATCTCGATAAGTACTCGGTGCTTGACGTAAAGGCCCGCGATGACCAGGGGAAGCTCTACAACATCGAAATGCAGATGTTGAACTCGAGCTTTCTTACCAGTCGACTGCTGTATTACTGGGCCAGACTTTACGAAGATCAACTCGACGCTGGGCAAGAATACGATGAGCTCTGCCCGGCGATTTCAGTTTGCATTTGTGATTTCACTTTATTTCCGCAAACGTCGCGTCATGCTGGAAGAGCTAATGAATCTGCAGGCGACATCTGTCGAAGCGTTGCAACTGATGTCCATCGCGGAACTCCAAGCCCGTTGCAGCGAGTTGCAATCCATGTGGACTGCTCGTCAAGGTTCGCCTCCGCCAACGCCATAAATCTCTGGAAGTGA